TAATTTTGATGAATCATTACAACAACCAAAAGTTCTTCCATCTGGAGTTCCCAATTTACTGGTAAACGGATCAACAGGAATTGCAGTTGGTATGGCTACCAATATTCCACCTCATAATCTAGGTGAAGTTATTGATGGGCTTATGGAGTTAACTCATAACCCTGATGTTACAATAGAAGAGTTAATGAAATTTATTAAAGCCCCAGATTTCCCAACAGGAGGTATAATTTATGGATATGAAGGGGTTAGAGATGCTTTTCAAACTGGTAGAGGTAGAGTTGTTATTAGGGCTAAAGTTAAAACTGAAATTATGAAATCTGGTAAGGAGCAAATTGTTGTAGATGAGCTTCCTTATATGGTTAACAAAGCAAATTTAATTGAGAAAATTGCTGATTTAGTTAGAGATAAAAAATTAGAAGATATTTCAAATATTAGAGATGAATCTGATAGAGATGGAATGAGAATTGTTATTGAGTTAAAGAGGGATGCAACTCCTGAAGTAGTGCTTAATAATTTGTATAAGCAGACTCAAATGCAAAATACATTTGGTGTGATTATGCTTGCTTTAGTTGATGGAAGACCTAGAGTGTTAAATTTAAAAGAAGCATTAGAAGTTTTCTTAAAACATAGAAATGAAATAATTGTTAGAAGAACTCAGTTCGATTTAACAGCCGCTGAAAAAAGAGCTCATATTTTAGAAGGGTATATTATTGCGTTAGATAACATTGATGCTGTTATTGCAACCATTAGAAGATCTAAAGATACTGAAACTGCAAAACTTGCTTTGATGTCTGGGTTTGGCTTAAGTGACATTCAGTCCAAAGCAATCTTAGATATGAGATTGCAAAGATTAACAGGATTAGAAAGAGATAAAATCCAAAATGAATATAGAGATATATTAATGTTAATTGAAAAATTAAGATCTATACTTGCATCAAAAGATTTACAATTACAAATTATCCGAGAAGAGATTTTACTTATCAAAGAAAAGTATGCTGATGAACGCCGTACATCAATTGTTTTTGATTATCGTGATTTCACTATTGAAGACATGATTGCTCAAGAAGATATGGCTGTTACTATCTCTCATCAAGGTTTTATTAAAAGATTTCCTGTTTCAGGGTATAGGAAACAAGGAAGAGGTGGAAGGGGAGTAACAGGTATGCAAACTAGAGAAGATGATTTTATTGAACATATTTTTATTGCTTCAACTCACCATTATCTTATTTTCTTTACAGATAAGGGAAGATGTTTTAGATTAAAAGTTTATGAAATTCCAGAAGCTGGTAGAGCTGCAAAAGGTAGATCTTTAGCTAATTTATTACCTAAAGAAAAAGATGAAAAGATAACAACAATTATTGCAGTTAAAGATTTTACAAATGATGAATCTATAATAATGGTTACTGAAAAAGGAACTGTTAAAAAGACATTAGTTAAAGACTTTGCAAATATTAGAACCAATGGAATAATTGCTATCAATCTTGATACAGATGATCGTTTGGTTGAGACTAGGTTAACCGATGGTACAATGGAAATTCTTATAGGAACACAAAATGGTATGGCTTGCAGATTTAATGAGAAAGATGTAAGAGATATGGGACGCCAAGCAGCAGGTGTTAGAGGGATTTCATTGGGCAAAGATGATAAAGTTATTTCAATGGTTACAAGTAGGCATACTGATACAACAATATTAGTTGTTGGTGAAAATGGGACTGGTAAAAGAAGTAATATAAGTGATTTTAGATTGACTAAAAGAGGTGGTAAAGGGGTTATATCTATGAATATTACCGAAAGAACTGGAAATGTTGTTGGCATGATGGAAGTAACCGATAATGATGATATTGTTGTTATGACTAAAGAAGGAATGGTTATTAGGCAAAGTGTTAAAGACATTAGAATTTTAGGTAGAAATACTCAAGGAGTTAGGTTAATTAAAATGGCTGAATCAGATCAAATTATGGGTGTTGCTGCTGTTCCTGCTTCTGATGAAGAAGGTGAAAGTAATAGTGAAATAGATGAAATTGATGAAACTATTGTTGAATAAATTTAAAATTAAAATTAATGTCAATTGCAATTCAAATTAATGGGTTAGAAAAAGTTTATAAATCTAGTTCAAAAAAAGAACAAGATGTTTATGCTTTAAAGCCATTAAATTTAAATATCAATTCTGGAGAAGTATTCGGTCTGTTAGGTCCTAATGGAGCTGGGAAAACTACTTTAATTAAAATGTTGTTAGGAATTGTTTATCCTACTAATGGATCTGCTAAAATTGAAGGAGAAAACATTGGCTCAACTAAAAGTAAAAATTTAATAGGTTACTTACCAGAGAACCATAAATATCCTAATTATTTAACAGGTGAAGGAGTATTAAAATATTTTGGATTACTAAGTGGTGTAGATTCTAAAACTTTAACTTCAAGAACTAGTGAACTTCTATCTTTAGTAAATATGAGTAAGTGGGGGACTACTAGAATTAAGAAGTATTCTAAGGGAATGATGCAAAGATTAGGCATAGCTCAATCGCTTATTAACGACCCTAAAGTTGTTTTTTTAGATGAACCAACTGATGGTGTAGATCCAGTTGGCAGAAAAGAAATTAGAGAAATTATTTTCAATATCAGAGAAAGAGGCAAAACAATATTTTTAAATAGTCATTTACTATCTGAAGTTGAAGCAATTTCAGATAGAGTTGCAATTCTAAAACTTGGTGAACTAGTGCGCTTAGGTACAGTTAATGAATTAACTTCAAATCAAACATTGTTTAAAATTGAAGTTGAAGAAAATGATCAAAAAAAATTCGAAGAAATTTTACAAAATATTAAAACAAAAAAATTAAATTCAGATTCAACCTATATTGATGTTAATAATTTTGTAGAGTTAAATTCATTAATTGATTTGATAAGATCTAAAGATATTGTAATTACATCAGTTTCACAACATAAGCAAAGTTTAGAAGATTTATTTATTGAAGTTGTTAAGTAATTTGATAATTTTTGATTTAAAAATATTTTAATACAAGTTAAAAAATATATTGAATACTTTTGGAAGGTTACTTAGAATTACTACCTTTGGAGAATCGCATGGAAACTCAGTTGGAGTTGTGGTTGATGGAGTTCCACCTAATTTAGATATTGATATTGAAAAACTTAAACTTGATTTATCTAAAAGAAGTCCAGGAAAAGATTTCACATCAAAAAGAATAGAATTAGATTTACCTGAAATTGTTAGTGGAATTTTTGAAAACAAAACTATTGGGTCTCCAATTTGTGTTATTGTAAAAAACACAAATCAAAAAAGTAAAGATTATGAAGATTTAAAGGATTTGTTTCGACCATCTCATGCTGATTATACTTATCAAAAAAAGTATGGAATTAGGGATTATCGTGGTGGTGGAAGAGCTTCGGCAAGGGAAACCCTTTCAAGAGTAATTGGTGGTTATTTTGCAAGAGTTATTTTAAATAATTTTGTTAAAGATTTAGTTGTTAAAGTAGCCGTAACTCAAATTGCAAGTGTAAAATCTACAATTGTAGAAAATATGGATTACGATGAAATTTATAAATCAACATTCAGATGTAATGATATTAAAGCAGAGTTATTATATGAAAAATTATTAGATAAATTAATTTCAGATGGAGATTCTGCTGGGGGTATTGTTTCAGCACATATAGTTAATTTACCTATTGGTATTGGTGAGCCTATTTACGATAAATTAAATTCTAGACTTTCACAAGCAATGATGTCAATAAATGGTGCAATGGGTTTTGAAATTGGAGCTGGATTTGAAGTTGCTAATAAATTTGGTTCTGAAAATAATGATGATTTTATAATATCTGATGGTAAAATATCTACTTCCAAAAATAATTCAGGGGGAATTCAAGGTGGGATTTCAAACGGTAATTATGTTAATTTCAATGTTGCTTTTAAGCCACCATCTTCAATCTCAAAATTGCAGTATTTAGCAACATCAGAATCTGAAATTGTTAGACATAAAATAATTGGAAGACATGATCCAACAATTGTTATAAGGGCTGTTCCAGTTGTTGAAGCTATGACTTTATTAGTTCTTGCTGATTTGGTATTGATTAATAACTTGTATAAAAATACAAATTGATATTTTATTTTTAAAATCTATAAATTTGATTTTCTTATTTTAGTTTTTCAAATATCTTATTTAAAATTTTCATTTAATTTGAATGATTGTTTTTTCACAAGTTGCTTTTTGAAAAAACTAATTTATTACTTAAAAATTATTATAAATAAACTATATAACCTCTTTTTTTTAAAATGAAAAAATACTTATTATTTACTTTTTTTGTTTTGTTATCTAATTTAACCTTGAGAGCACAAGAAGAACAAGGTGATTATGATATTACTGATCCTACTGGTACTTTAATTGGTATTATGGGTGGTGGTGTGTTAAGTTCACCTCGCAATCCTTTCCCTTCGGTTAGAATTGGTGTAGATTCAAAAGATGGGACAAGCGAAGTTTCATCTGACATCTCTGAATTTTCGATTGGAAACAGAGTTGGTTTATTTGGAGTTATTGGTATTGTTAAGCAAATTGCAATTTCTTTAAATGTAGGCATGATGAAGTACGGAGTTAGTTATGCATCAACACCTAAAGTTAGTTTGCAATTGCAAACAATTCAAGCTGGAGGAGGAGTTCAAATTAATGTTTTAAATGATTTAAGATCTTTTAGAAGAGATTATGGATTACGCCAAATTTATGCTGATGTAGGTTTAGAAGCTGCTGTAACAACACTTGGTAATAAGGTTGAAGCTTATTCAATTGATGTAAACTCAAATAGAACTCCAGCAACTGGAAGTTTCCAAGATTCAAAACCTTTTGATAATACTCTTTCTCTTCATGGTGCTTTAGGTTTCCGTTATGCTTTAGGTATGCATTATGAACTTGGTTTTGAGGGTGGTTATAATTATGCGTTAGGTGGTGTGTTTAATAAAACTTCCTTACCAGATTCAAAATTTACAATTGATAATGTTATGGTTCAAGTTGCTTTTGGTTATAGATTCTAATATGTTTTTTATTTAACCCGCATTTGTTTTTTCAAATGCGGGTTTTTTTATGTTTGACTTGAAGTAAAAAAAAGTTACAGCTAAATTATTTAATCCTGATGGTAGTTTATTATTCATTTTTAAATCCTGAATTGGATTTACAATAATAGGAGTTTTTCGATGATAGTTTTTCCTTAATTTTTCTGTATTGATTGTAGTTTTATTTAACTATGAAACTGACTTAAAAGGTTTTGTAATCTTAAGAAAAATGGATAGAAAATTTAATATAATATAAGGCTTTCTAGTTGTTGTTTCAATATAGAATCCAAATTGTTTACTTCATCTAACTAGCATAATTTGTTCTTCTTCATTTCCAGATTACTTTTCACTAATTTCTACTTTTGTTGAGTAAGTTTAAATTCAACTATTGAATAAATTTGTGTTTCTCTTCTTCGGTAAAAGACAAACTTGCCTTTTTAATGATTTTTTCGTTCATATTTTACACTATTTAGTGTAAACCTATATTAGGACAAGGCATTTTTTGAATCGTTGGAAATTTTTTAAA
Above is a window of Chlorobiota bacterium DNA encoding:
- the gyrA gene encoding DNA gyrase subunit A, producing MAQSNERVLPVILEEELRSAFLDYSMSVIVSRALPDARDGLKPVHRRVLFSMYELGVTASRPYKKSARIVGETMGKYHPHGDTAIYDSLVRMAQDFTMRHEMVDGQGNFGSVDGDPPAAMRYTEARLTRLAMEMLSDIDKETVNFEPNFDESLQQPKVLPSGVPNLLVNGSTGIAVGMATNIPPHNLGEVIDGLMELTHNPDVTIEELMKFIKAPDFPTGGIIYGYEGVRDAFQTGRGRVVIRAKVKTEIMKSGKEQIVVDELPYMVNKANLIEKIADLVRDKKLEDISNIRDESDRDGMRIVIELKRDATPEVVLNNLYKQTQMQNTFGVIMLALVDGRPRVLNLKEALEVFLKHRNEIIVRRTQFDLTAAEKRAHILEGYIIALDNIDAVIATIRRSKDTETAKLALMSGFGLSDIQSKAILDMRLQRLTGLERDKIQNEYRDILMLIEKLRSILASKDLQLQIIREEILLIKEKYADERRTSIVFDYRDFTIEDMIAQEDMAVTISHQGFIKRFPVSGYRKQGRGGRGVTGMQTREDDFIEHIFIASTHHYLIFFTDKGRCFRLKVYEIPEAGRAAKGRSLANLLPKEKDEKITTIIAVKDFTNDESIIMVTEKGTVKKTLVKDFANIRTNGIIAINLDTDDRLVETRLTDGTMEILIGTQNGMACRFNEKDVRDMGRQAAGVRGISLGKDDKVISMVTSRHTDTTILVVGENGTGKRSNISDFRLTKRGGKGVISMNITERTGNVVGMMEVTDNDDIVVMTKEGMVIRQSVKDIRILGRNTQGVRLIKMAESDQIMGVAAVPASDEEGESNSEIDEIDETIVE
- a CDS encoding ABC transporter ATP-binding protein; protein product: MSIAIQINGLEKVYKSSSKKEQDVYALKPLNLNINSGEVFGLLGPNGAGKTTLIKMLLGIVYPTNGSAKIEGENIGSTKSKNLIGYLPENHKYPNYLTGEGVLKYFGLLSGVDSKTLTSRTSELLSLVNMSKWGTTRIKKYSKGMMQRLGIAQSLINDPKVVFLDEPTDGVDPVGRKEIREIIFNIRERGKTIFLNSHLLSEVEAISDRVAILKLGELVRLGTVNELTSNQTLFKIEVEENDQKKFEEILQNIKTKKLNSDSTYIDVNNFVELNSLIDLIRSKDIVITSVSQHKQSLEDLFIEVVK
- the aroC gene encoding chorismate synthase, with protein sequence MNTFGRLLRITTFGESHGNSVGVVVDGVPPNLDIDIEKLKLDLSKRSPGKDFTSKRIELDLPEIVSGIFENKTIGSPICVIVKNTNQKSKDYEDLKDLFRPSHADYTYQKKYGIRDYRGGGRASARETLSRVIGGYFARVILNNFVKDLVVKVAVTQIASVKSTIVENMDYDEIYKSTFRCNDIKAELLYEKLLDKLISDGDSAGGIVSAHIVNLPIGIGEPIYDKLNSRLSQAMMSINGAMGFEIGAGFEVANKFGSENNDDFIISDGKISTSKNNSGGIQGGISNGNYVNFNVAFKPPSSISKLQYLATSESEIVRHKIIGRHDPTIVIRAVPVVEAMTLLVLADLVLINNLYKNTN
- a CDS encoding outer membrane beta-barrel protein, with translation MKKYLLFTFFVLLSNLTLRAQEEQGDYDITDPTGTLIGIMGGGVLSSPRNPFPSVRIGVDSKDGTSEVSSDISEFSIGNRVGLFGVIGIVKQIAISLNVGMMKYGVSYASTPKVSLQLQTIQAGGGVQINVLNDLRSFRRDYGLRQIYADVGLEAAVTTLGNKVEAYSIDVNSNRTPATGSFQDSKPFDNTLSLHGALGFRYALGMHYELGFEGGYNYALGGVFNKTSLPDSKFTIDNVMVQVAFGYRF